The Podospora pseudocomata strain CBS 415.72m chromosome 1 map unlocalized CBS415.72m_1, whole genome shotgun sequence genome has a segment encoding these proteins:
- a CDS encoding uncharacterized protein (COG:G; COG:O; EggNog:ENOG503P073) codes for MASTRSSSGLRAVSLFCLIAASQAVPHGNVFKRQGTSSTRNGCFVSNVDGQRLLSASTYASDAMTVESCASFCFRHKYFALEFGRECYCGNSYTAQPVSDTQCSMQCAGNPAQNCGAGNRVDLYTNGLYVPRAPATLSTPYLGCFVDEGPRVLPNNLLGASDMTAEKCAAHCSNYSYFGLEYGRECWCGNSKPKNPAPETDCSFPCSGDDSQLCGAGGRINVWGSPLPSPENVGDFEYTGCFTDAVGQRSLRGKTTYDSQMTLEKCAASCSGYDYFGVSFAEECYCGDTLEPTAEEVPQAECAMRCAGNYNQVCGDANRLNVYSNAQCLTDPESPLSVPGFNYQACWTDQVGDRSLRDVVERSDNMTVETCAAICEDFNFFGVEFGRECFCGNTLYGEVAPASDCTFRCAGDSTQLCGAVDRLNLYYATVPPTTTSAVATPTPTPTLPAEEEDDGEPTATTETPTPTFTLPGGDEEDEEPTPVSTAVDAEPTDTDVEDEPPVETDVEDEEDDEALPTPTPN; via the exons ATGGCTTCCACTCGCTCATCTTCTGGCCTGCGGGCTGTGTCTCTCTTTTGCCTTATTGCCGCTTCTCAGGCCGTCCCTCACGGCAATGTCTTCAAACGCCAGGGCACTTCGTCAACCCGCAATGGATGCTTCGTCAGCAACGTCGATGGCCAACGTCTTCTGTCCGCCTCTACCTACGCCAGTGATGCCATGACCGTCGAGAGCTGTGCGTCCTTCTGCTTTAGGCACAAGTACTTTGCTCTCGAATTTGGCCGTGAGTGCTACTGCGGAAACTCCTACACTGCCCAGCCCGTCAGTGATACCCAGTGCTCTATGCAGTGCGCTGGCAACCCAGCACAGAATTGTGGCGCCGGTAACCGTGTCGACCTCTACACCAACGGACTCTACGTTCCCCGAGCCCCCGCCACCCTGAGCACACCATACCTCGGTTGCTTTGTTGACGAGGGACCCCGTGTGCTCCCTAACAACCTCCTGGGCGCCAGTGATATGACAGCTGAGAAGTGTGCTGCCCACTGTTCCAACTATTCTTACTTTGGTCTCGAGTATGGCAGAGAG TGCTGGTGTGGAAACTCCAAGCCAAAGAACCCTGCCCCTGAAACAGATTGCTCATTCCCTTGCTCCGGAGACGACTCTCAGCTCTGCGGTGCCGGCGGCCGGATCAATGTCTGGGGatcccctcttccttcccctgAGAATGTTGGCGACTTCGAATACACTGGCTGCTTCACCGATGCCGTTGGTCAGCGTTCGCTCAGAGGCAAGACCACCTACGACTCACAGATGACCTTGGAGAAGTGCGCGGCCTCCTGCTCCGGATATGATTACTTTGGCGTCTCATTTGCGGAAGAATGCTACTGCGGTGACACACTGGAGCCAACAGCCGAGGAGGTTCCCCAGGCCGAGTGCGCGATGCGTTGCGCCGGCAACTACAACCAGGTCTGCGGCGACGCCAACAGGTTGAACGTCTACTCCAACGCCCAGTGTCTCACGGATCCGGAAAGCCCGCTCAGCGTCCCCGGCTTCAACTACCAGGCCTGCTGGACCGATCAGGTTGGCGACCGCTCCCTTCGCGATGTCGTGGAGCGTAGCGACAACATGACTGTCGAGACATGCGCCGCCATTTGCGAGGACTTCAACTTCTTTGGTGTCGAGTTCGGCAGGGAATGCTTCTGTGGCAACACCCTCTACGGAGAGGTGGCACCTGCTAGCGATTGCACTTTCCGGTGCGCCGGTGACTCGACACAGCTCTGCGGTGCTGTTGACCGGTTGAACCTGTACTATGCTACTGTTCCCCCAACCACGACATCGGCTGTTGCCACACCTACTCCTACACCTACCCTccctgctgaagaagaggacgatggggagcccactgccaccactgagaccccaactcccactTTCACTCTCCCCGgcggtgacgaggaggatgaggagccCACACCTGTGTCCACTGCCGTGGATGCTGAGCCCACTGACACCGACGTGGAGGATGAGCCTCCCGTTGAGACTGAcgtggaagatgaagaggacgatgaggctCTTCCCACTCCTACTCCCAACTAA